A single genomic interval of Mycolicibacterium sp. MU0053 harbors:
- a CDS encoding pyridoxal phosphate-dependent aminotransferase codes for MTARLRPLMADLPAYTPGRTVPGAIKLASNETVDGPLPSVRSAIVRAAETLNRYPDNGYVELKERLAKHVNFAPEHIAVGCGSVSLCQQLVQITATVGDEVLFGWRAFEVYPLQVRVAGATPVPVPLLDHTHDLDAMLAAITDRTRLIFICNPNNPTSTVVAPDDLARFVDAVPTDIVICIDEAYVEYIRDGLAPDSLALARDHPNVIVLRTFSKAYGLAGARVGYAVGDPDLITALGKVYVPFTASTLAQAAAIASLDAAEELLARTDAVVAERGRVSAALRAAGYRLPPSQANFVWLPLGPERTADFVAQAAKARILVRPYGDDGVRVTIGAPHENDAFLAFATDWI; via the coding sequence ATGACCGCCCGTTTACGACCCCTGATGGCCGACCTCCCGGCGTATACGCCAGGCCGGACGGTGCCGGGCGCGATCAAGCTGGCCAGCAACGAAACGGTGGACGGTCCGCTGCCCAGCGTGCGATCCGCGATCGTCCGGGCCGCCGAGACCCTGAACCGCTACCCGGACAACGGCTACGTCGAACTCAAGGAACGCCTGGCCAAGCACGTCAACTTCGCGCCCGAGCACATCGCCGTCGGTTGCGGGTCGGTGAGCCTGTGCCAACAACTGGTCCAGATCACCGCGACGGTCGGCGACGAGGTGCTGTTCGGGTGGCGCGCGTTCGAGGTCTACCCCCTGCAGGTCCGCGTCGCCGGCGCCACGCCGGTGCCGGTTCCGCTGCTCGATCACACCCATGACCTCGACGCGATGCTCGCGGCGATCACCGATCGGACGCGGCTGATCTTCATCTGCAATCCGAACAACCCGACGTCGACGGTGGTGGCACCGGACGACCTGGCGCGGTTCGTCGACGCCGTCCCCACCGACATCGTCATCTGCATCGACGAGGCCTACGTGGAGTACATCCGCGACGGCCTGGCACCGGACAGCCTGGCCCTGGCGCGTGACCACCCGAACGTCATCGTGTTGCGGACCTTCTCGAAGGCCTACGGGCTGGCCGGCGCCCGCGTCGGCTACGCCGTGGGTGACCCCGACCTCATCACCGCACTGGGAAAGGTCTACGTGCCATTCACCGCCAGCACGCTGGCCCAGGCGGCCGCCATCGCCTCCCTGGACGCCGCGGAGGAACTGCTGGCGCGGACCGACGCGGTGGTGGCCGAGCGCGGCCGCGTCAGCGCGGCGCTGCGCGCGGCCGGCTACCGACTCCCGCCATCGCAGGCCAACTTCGTGTGGCTACCGTTGGGCCCCGAGCGCACCGCTGATTTCGTGGCGCAGGCCGCCAAGGCCCGCATCCTGGTCCGGCCATACGGGGACGACGGGGTGCGGGTGACCATTGGCGCACCGCACGAGAACGACGCATTCCTGGCCTTCGCAACCGATTGGATCTGA
- a CDS encoding beta strand repeat-containing protein, producing the protein MGYANYVGRVGALAVALGIGTAIGGPPGVAWAEPDSGSGGTSQSSGSESSEGAGGGAGSDESGPAAGSAGSSDPKKNKLQVTIRERAESIAKDLEKRSQGIEKRAAVLEKRVNSFEEKARQLAERLQPRLRVSGGSGASGGVSGAESGTAGFELGEGLTDVPVADPGTVGTIPPVEPTEPVDAAQPGGAGTDEDDAPPTNSGDSTDSNPRVLRSAVPGEGAVSAESASLQDIPAELKHGLETFEVSVTTVAEAGAITALIVDQPIEPDEVLLPVPAVPEPGVVGGSVVLSGLLGAFGYTSSAAGGEVPAAPNPTLALLWAAYRRLEVTQASPGAQSLGGEVATFSTGQSGPVSALATPGGSLFSFTVGPLGLFGNGTAANPNGGLLIGNGYSWTADTCNAGAACQGGNGGLLGNGGAGFNGGNGGAAGWIGDGGNGGAGVTGLNAGAGGNGGTGGLFMGNGGKGGVGASGTAGGPGSAGGDGGNVGRLSVLGNGGKGGAGGAGGAGAAGTATTAAVVGGVGGTGGAGGSGSLLFGRGGDGGKGGNGGAGGAGYNGLTGTAGGGDGENGGNAAAGGAGGAGGAAGQGRFLFLFENSGTDGDGGNGGRGGRGGNAGNGGVGTDGDAVNPDGGRGGDGGERGVAGAGGAAGVAGGSTGVDGNVGAVGAAATGGNGGRGGNGWDSDDVNIAGGNGGDGGNAGSQGNGGVGGQGGAGAAGVDGENGVAAGESGEDGSIGGAAGSGGNGGSGGSVSGNGGAGGKGGTGGVGGSGGDGSTAPGADFAGSGGDGGVGGAGGEGGLGGTALGVGADGLDGAFGDGGAGGSGGLGGSVGDGATGGAGGAGGAGGVGTAAGPGLGGGGGGGGGGATVQELNGGEITDSTAQGGAGGVGGAGSVTESGGSGGTGGTATVIADGTDSTVTDSHAIGGAGVTGDPNGGKGGDGATALVQASGGAAIEGSTATAGNSSNTAVGGSAVIEADGADSSVTDSAATGGNAGSGDTAGGIGGAGGDAYVSATYGGAVQNGTAQGGNGGAGTNDGEGGAGGAGYVYAAGANSSVADGLATGGDGGDGTDSGTGGDGGVASVTAGIDDNTVQLPNNTVSNAEATGGGGGDATGLDSTGGDGGASYIQGGNGKEIADGVATGGAGGDASAGGAGGTGGLAQLISLSQGVVDDATALGGNGGVGTAGATGGNGGLAQVIGWQQNATGSGVATGGNGGAGNGGDGGHGGMGSIYANGANSTAEGSATGGHGGDGGASGGGRGGDGGVGSIYTVTGNSSAAGTVLGGQGGAGGANDGGGTGGAGGRADIRIGGGGSATGEATGGAGGQGGDATETEDGGDGGAGGWGGLGSAWNGTGWTVGVGTASGTATGGGGGNAIGTGTGGAGGVGKVLATAAGSNASGTGTGGAGGDGADGGIGGAGAEGGVIAQRVDSTATGTAIGGAGGHADGVGSTGGAGGGGWVETGYSAGIGDNGKASGAASGGDGGDATTGGHGGVGGFATVIASGTDSVAEGSASGGAGGVGAAGGTGGAGARAQITAFGNASNAGGTAVAGDGGSGTGPGVTGGSGGQAIIGSGQSSGAGVNSTAKGSATGGTGGAGANDVDGGNAGGATITARQNNDSITGGIATGGHGVTGINGNNASLNTATGTIIDSSAIAGSHSEGAVGGGASIAASGGGIVSKTHVTGGDAGIGGAGGGASATAATGAAILDSSATGGAGGTTAVGGAASIVAAGAQTLVSDSHVTGGAGGAGNDITGGAGGAARIEASGAGKVQNLTAEGGRGGAGSNGGVGGAGGLADVQAHRGGTAHDGVVRGGDGGNGDAGGHGGAGGEGQLKTQYDATGLTGGDASGNASGGNGGDATGVDSSGGDGGDGRISAQNEATAYGVATGGDGGDASGPNAIGGNGATGDISAGRHFGVPGASTGGTSHGTAQGGHGGNAVGDNSRGGNGSNGSFQAAGQGAEASGSVTGGSGGDGINGGIGGDAPFHSQNTALGVNAKATDNTVIGGTGGDGVDGGVGGAGGFVHVGARGPDSSYTNGNAQAGNGGSGTGAGSTGGDGSSNELINNPGQHTDGAEWNGTNGANVP; encoded by the coding sequence ATGGGCTATGCCAATTACGTGGGCCGGGTTGGTGCGCTGGCGGTTGCGCTGGGTATCGGTACGGCGATTGGCGGCCCGCCGGGAGTTGCTTGGGCGGAACCGGATAGCGGCAGTGGTGGGACTTCGCAGAGTTCGGGCTCGGAGTCCTCGGAGGGCGCTGGTGGAGGTGCGGGATCCGACGAGTCGGGCCCGGCGGCCGGTTCGGCCGGCAGCAGCGATCCGAAAAAGAACAAGCTCCAGGTCACCATCAGGGAGCGGGCGGAGTCGATCGCCAAAGACTTGGAGAAGCGGTCTCAGGGAATCGAGAAGCGCGCCGCAGTTCTTGAGAAGCGGGTCAACAGTTTTGAGGAAAAGGCCCGGCAACTCGCCGAGCGGCTGCAGCCGCGGTTGCGGGTTTCCGGTGGCAGCGGTGCAAGCGGCGGTGTAAGCGGGGCGGAATCCGGAACTGCTGGTTTTGAGCTGGGCGAGGGCCTCACCGACGTGCCGGTTGCAGACCCCGGAACCGTCGGCACGATCCCCCCGGTCGAGCCGACTGAACCCGTGGATGCCGCCCAACCCGGTGGCGCCGGTACCGACGAAGATGACGCGCCGCCAACCAATTCCGGCGATAGTACTGATTCGAATCCGCGGGTGCTGCGCTCCGCTGTGCCCGGGGAGGGGGCGGTTTCCGCCGAAAGTGCGTCGCTCCAGGACATTCCGGCAGAGCTCAAGCATGGCCTGGAAACGTTCGAGGTGTCCGTCACCACCGTTGCGGAGGCAGGCGCGATCACGGCGTTGATCGTTGATCAGCCTATCGAGCCGGACGAAGTCCTGCTTCCGGTGCCTGCGGTGCCTGAGCCGGGGGTTGTCGGGGGCAGTGTTGTTTTGAGTGGGTTGTTGGGTGCGTTTGGTTATACGTCCTCGGCGGCCGGGGGTGAGGTGCCGGCGGCGCCGAATCCGACGTTGGCCTTGTTGTGGGCGGCGTATCGGCGGTTGGAGGTCACGCAGGCGAGCCCGGGGGCGCAGTCTCTTGGTGGTGAGGTGGCGACGTTCAGCACGGGTCAGTCGGGTCCGGTGTCGGCGTTGGCGACTCCGGGTGGTTCGTTGTTCTCGTTCACGGTGGGGCCGTTGGGGCTGTTCGGTAATGGGACGGCGGCCAATCCCAATGGTGGTCTGTTGATCGGTAATGGTTATTCCTGGACTGCGGATACCTGCAATGCCGGTGCTGCGTGCCAGGGCGGCAATGGTGGGTTGTTGGGCAATGGTGGCGCTGGCTTCAACGGCGGAAACGGCGGTGCAGCGGGCTGGATCGGCGATGGGGGCAACGGCGGCGCCGGCGTAACGGGGCTCAACGCCGGTGCCGGCGGCAACGGCGGTACGGGCGGCTTGTTCATGGGCAACGGCGGGAAGGGCGGCGTCGGCGCATCCGGGACTGCTGGCGGTCCCGGTAGTGCGGGCGGCGACGGCGGCAATGTAGGCCGGTTGTCGGTGTTGGGCAACGGCGGCAAGGGCGGTGCGGGCGGTGCGGGCGGTGCAGGTGCTGCGGGTACTGCGACCACCGCCGCCGTGGTCGGTGGTGTTGGTGGTACGGGTGGTGCCGGGGGATCGGGCAGCTTGCTGTTCGGCCGCGGCGGCGACGGCGGCAAGGGTGGCAACGGTGGTGCCGGCGGCGCCGGTTACAACGGGTTGACCGGGACCGCCGGTGGTGGCGATGGTGAAAACGGTGGCAATGCCGCCGCTGGTGGTGCCGGTGGCGCCGGTGGCGCTGCGGGTCAGGGGCGGTTCCTGTTCCTGTTCGAGAACAGTGGCACCGATGGTGACGGCGGGAACGGTGGTCGCGGTGGTCGGGGCGGCAACGCGGGCAACGGCGGGGTGGGCACTGATGGTGATGCCGTCAATCCCGATGGTGGTCGGGGTGGTGATGGTGGTGAGCGCGGTGTGGCCGGTGCCGGTGGTGCTGCTGGTGTAGCCGGTGGTTCGACGGGTGTCGACGGGAATGTCGGTGCCGTGGGTGCAGCCGCCACCGGTGGCAATGGTGGCCGCGGTGGTAACGGCTGGGACAGCGATGATGTGAACATCGCCGGCGGCAACGGTGGCGACGGCGGTAACGCGGGCAGTCAGGGCAACGGTGGTGTCGGTGGCCAGGGCGGTGCCGGTGCGGCGGGGGTCGACGGTGAAAACGGCGTAGCGGCAGGCGAATCCGGCGAGGACGGCTCGATCGGCGGGGCGGCCGGCAGTGGCGGCAACGGCGGTTCGGGTGGTTCGGTCTCCGGTAACGGCGGTGCGGGCGGCAAGGGCGGCACGGGTGGTGTCGGCGGCAGCGGTGGTGACGGCAGCACCGCGCCGGGTGCCGACTTTGCCGGCAGCGGCGGTGACGGTGGTGTCGGCGGCGCCGGCGGTGAAGGTGGTCTCGGCGGTACCGCGCTCGGTGTCGGGGCCGACGGTCTCGATGGCGCCTTCGGTGACGGCGGCGCCGGTGGCAGTGGTGGTCTCGGCGGCAGTGTCGGCGACGGTGCAACCGGTGGTGCCGGTGGTGCCGGGGGCGCCGGCGGTGTGGGTACCGCGGCCGGGCCCGGTCTCGGTGGCGGTGGTGGTGGCGGTGGCGGCGGCGCCACTGTCCAAGAACTCAACGGCGGCGAAATCACCGACAGCACCGCGCAAGGTGGGGCCGGTGGGGTCGGCGGCGCCGGATCCGTCACTGAGTCCGGTGGGAGCGGCGGTACCGGCGGCACGGCCACGGTGATCGCCGACGGCACCGACAGCACCGTGACGGACAGTCATGCCATCGGTGGTGCCGGTGTCACCGGAGATCCCAACGGCGGCAAGGGCGGAGACGGTGCCACGGCATTGGTGCAAGCCAGCGGTGGCGCCGCGATCGAGGGCAGCACCGCGACCGCGGGCAACAGCTCCAACACCGCCGTGGGTGGTTCGGCTGTCATCGAGGCTGACGGTGCGGACAGCAGCGTGACCGACAGTGCGGCCACCGGCGGCAACGCCGGTAGCGGCGATACCGCCGGCGGTATCGGTGGTGCAGGCGGCGATGCCTACGTCTCTGCGACGTATGGCGGCGCCGTCCAGAACGGGACGGCTCAAGGTGGTAACGGTGGCGCCGGCACCAATGATGGCGAGGGCGGCGCCGGTGGCGCCGGCTACGTCTACGCGGCGGGCGCGAACAGCTCCGTCGCCGACGGTCTCGCCACCGGCGGTGACGGCGGTGACGGTACCGATAGCGGCACGGGTGGCGACGGAGGTGTGGCCTCGGTCACCGCCGGCATCGATGACAACACCGTCCAGCTTCCCAACAACACCGTCAGCAACGCTGAGGCCACTGGCGGTGGCGGTGGTGATGCCACCGGCCTGGACAGCACCGGAGGCGATGGGGGCGCCAGCTACATCCAAGGTGGAAACGGCAAGGAGATCGCCGATGGCGTCGCGACCGGCGGTGCAGGCGGGGACGCCTCTGCTGGTGGCGCTGGCGGCACGGGGGGATTGGCCCAGCTGATTTCCCTGTCTCAGGGCGTCGTCGACGACGCCACCGCCCTCGGCGGCAACGGGGGCGTAGGCACGGCAGGGGCAACCGGCGGCAACGGCGGCTTGGCTCAGGTAATCGGTTGGCAGCAGAACGCCACCGGGAGCGGCGTCGCTACGGGCGGTAACGGTGGCGCCGGCAATGGTGGCGATGGCGGCCACGGCGGAATGGGTTCCATCTATGCCAACGGAGCCAACAGCACTGCCGAGGGTTCGGCGACCGGAGGCCACGGCGGCGACGGCGGCGCCAGCGGCGGAGGTCGCGGCGGCGACGGCGGCGTCGGGTCGATCTATACCGTGACAGGTAACAGCAGCGCTGCGGGCACCGTGCTTGGTGGCCAGGGCGGTGCCGGCGGCGCCAACGATGGCGGCGGCACCGGCGGTGCGGGCGGGCGCGCCGATATTCGGATCGGCGGCGGCGGTAGTGCCACCGGTGAGGCCACCGGCGGTGCCGGTGGTCAGGGCGGTGACGCCACCGAGACCGAGGACGGCGGCGATGGTGGTGCCGGTGGCTGGGGCGGCCTCGGTTCAGCCTGGAACGGCACTGGGTGGACGGTCGGTGTCGGCACCGCCAGCGGTACCGCGACCGGCGGCGGCGGCGGCAATGCCATCGGCACCGGTACCGGCGGCGCCGGTGGCGTAGGCAAAGTTCTCGCCACGGCTGCGGGCAGCAACGCCAGTGGCACCGGCACCGGTGGTGCCGGTGGAGATGGCGCCGACGGGGGTATCGGTGGTGCCGGTGCCGAGGGCGGGGTCATCGCCCAGCGGGTCGACAGCACGGCAACGGGCACAGCTATCGGTGGTGCCGGCGGGCACGCGGACGGTGTCGGCAGTACCGGTGGCGCGGGCGGCGGTGGCTGGGTCGAGACGGGTTATTCCGCCGGCATCGGTGACAACGGCAAGGCGAGCGGGGCCGCCAGTGGCGGCGACGGTGGCGACGCGACGACCGGCGGTCACGGCGGTGTCGGCGGCTTCGCCACCGTGATCGCCAGCGGGACCGACTCGGTAGCCGAGGGCTCCGCATCCGGTGGTGCCGGTGGTGTCGGCGCGGCCGGCGGCACCGGCGGCGCGGGCGCGCGGGCGCAGATCACAGCCTTCGGCAACGCATCCAACGCCGGTGGTACCGCCGTTGCCGGCGACGGCGGCAGCGGCACCGGTCCCGGTGTGACGGGTGGCTCGGGCGGTCAAGCGATCATTGGGTCGGGGCAAAGCTCCGGCGCTGGTGTCAACAGCACCGCCAAGGGCAGCGCGACCGGTGGCACCGGAGGCGCTGGCGCGAACGACGTCGATGGCGGCAACGCAGGTGGCGCCACAATCACCGCCAGGCAGAACAACGACTCCATCACCGGCGGCATCGCTACCGGCGGCCACGGGGTCACGGGTATCAACGGCAACAACGCGAGTCTCAACACTGCCACGGGCACGATCATCGACAGCTCCGCGATCGCCGGCTCCCACAGCGAGGGGGCCGTTGGTGGCGGCGCCAGCATCGCGGCGAGCGGGGGCGGGATTGTCAGCAAAACCCACGTCACCGGCGGCGACGCGGGAATCGGTGGTGCCGGAGGAGGCGCGTCGGCGACCGCCGCCACTGGTGCCGCCATCCTTGACAGCTCCGCGACCGGCGGGGCGGGCGGTACCACCGCGGTCGGTGGTGCGGCCAGCATCGTTGCCGCGGGGGCACAGACGCTGGTCTCCGACAGTCACGTCACCGGCGGTGCCGGCGGTGCCGGCAATGACATCACCGGTGGTGCCGGTGGTGCCGCAAGAATCGAAGCTAGCGGTGCCGGTAAGGTCCAAAACCTCACCGCTGAGGGCGGTAGGGGCGGCGCCGGAAGCAACGGTGGCGTCGGCGGCGCCGGTGGCCTTGCGGATGTTCAAGCGCACCGGGGTGGGACGGCTCACGACGGGGTTGTCCGTGGCGGCGACGGTGGCAATGGCGACGCCGGCGGCCACGGAGGTGCCGGAGGCGAGGGCCAGCTGAAGACGCAGTACGACGCAACGGGCCTCACCGGTGGCGATGCGAGCGGTAATGCCAGCGGAGGCAACGGTGGTGACGCCACCGGAGTGGATAGCAGCGGTGGCGATGGCGGTGACGGCAGAATCTCCGCGCAGAACGAGGCCACCGCATACGGCGTCGCCACCGGCGGCGACGGCGGCGACGCGAGCGGCCCAAACGCGATCGGCGGCAACGGCGCCACCGGTGACATCAGTGCCGGAAGACATTTCGGCGTTCCCGGCGCCAGCACCGGCGGGACATCGCACGGCACGGCGCAGGGAGGCCACGGCGGCAACGCCGTCGGCGATAACTCGCGCGGCGGGAATGGCAGCAACGGCAGTTTCCAGGCCGCCGGCCAGGGTGCAGAGGCCAGCGGTTCGGTCACCGGTGGCAGCGGCGGTGACGGCATCAATGGCGGCATCGGTGGAGATGCCCCGTTCCATTCCCAGAACACGGCGCTGGGGGTGAACGCCAAAGCCACCGACAACACCGTGATCGGCGGCACCGGCGGCGATGGTGTTGACGGGGGCGTCGGTGGGGCGGGTGGATTCGTCCACGTCGGAGCCCGGGGCCCGGATAGCTCCTACACCAACGGAAATGCCCAGGCTGGCAACGGGGGTAGCGGCACGGGCGCGGGGAGCACCGGTGGAGATGGCAGCTCTAACGAGTTGATCAATAACCCCGGCCAGCACACCGACGGTGCGGAATGGAACGGCACCAACGGCGCGAACGTGCCGTAG